The following proteins are co-located in the Paludibaculum fermentans genome:
- a CDS encoding PAS domain-containing sensor histidine kinase has product MQRADLDQWKSSEVSRLLALVETERRYYQDIFAQLPVAVAIVDSEWGLSAVNREFRRRFGLRNADLSRMRLPDLLPDPQLEAALADVLKTGTPRVNHPVQLGGDSSALRLTASIQRIPGWQAGAEDELLLTIDEDRASESSAPAASSVPDIDPLLERRRRREVIEESKRGAIERLSGRLAHVANNLLMIIGGYAEELMESLPADDTRRDDVAEIVKASARMGALTHDLTSLTRPPVPVAAPFSLVAWATTAVARWRLASATDTDFQAHTSRQLLDVIIFETLRHLRPEPGTPELRITPLDGCKVEIALHLPGLAVSEETCDRLFEPFSGPKEGTDPPLGLAGLVRPWQALEGTITFEAQPGEAPRLILTCPRACETPQPAAPVTVLVVEDEPGIRSLICKALDRQGYRVTQASSADEAIKACEEGEARIDLLVTDLTMPGQTGRELAERVRAKWPATRVLFISGFTDDTELAAQIGARKLPEQTRFLAKPFHVAQLITEVKTLLAG; this is encoded by the coding sequence ATGCAACGCGCAGACCTCGATCAATGGAAGTCCTCCGAAGTGTCGCGGTTGCTTGCGCTGGTGGAGACAGAACGCCGTTACTACCAGGACATCTTCGCCCAATTGCCGGTCGCTGTCGCGATCGTCGACAGCGAATGGGGCCTCAGCGCCGTCAACCGCGAATTCCGCCGCCGCTTTGGTCTCCGCAACGCCGACCTCTCGCGCATGCGCCTGCCGGACCTGCTGCCGGACCCTCAGTTGGAGGCCGCGCTCGCCGATGTTCTGAAGACCGGCACGCCTCGCGTCAACCACCCCGTGCAGCTCGGCGGGGATAGTTCCGCCCTGCGGCTCACCGCAAGTATTCAAAGGATCCCAGGATGGCAGGCCGGCGCCGAGGATGAACTGCTCCTCACAATTGATGAGGATCGGGCCTCGGAGTCCTCGGCGCCGGCCGCCTCCTCGGTGCCCGATATCGACCCTTTGCTGGAACGCCGCCGCCGGCGCGAAGTCATCGAGGAGTCCAAACGCGGCGCTATCGAACGCCTCTCCGGCCGTCTGGCCCACGTCGCCAACAACCTGCTCATGATCATCGGCGGCTATGCCGAAGAGCTGATGGAAAGCCTGCCCGCCGACGATACCCGCCGCGACGATGTCGCCGAGATCGTCAAGGCTTCCGCTCGCATGGGCGCTCTCACCCACGACCTTACGTCGCTCACCCGGCCGCCGGTTCCGGTCGCCGCACCGTTTTCCCTCGTCGCCTGGGCTACCACGGCCGTCGCCCGCTGGCGGCTCGCCTCCGCCACCGATACCGACTTCCAGGCCCATACCTCCCGCCAACTGCTCGATGTCATTATCTTTGAGACGCTGCGCCATCTGCGGCCCGAGCCCGGCACGCCCGAACTGCGCATAACCCCCCTGGACGGCTGCAAGGTCGAGATCGCCCTGCACCTGCCCGGACTCGCTGTCTCCGAGGAGACCTGCGATCGCCTCTTCGAGCCCTTCTCGGGTCCCAAGGAAGGCACGGATCCGCCGCTTGGACTCGCCGGCCTGGTCCGTCCCTGGCAGGCCTTGGAAGGCACCATCACCTTCGAAGCGCAGCCCGGCGAAGCTCCGCGCCTCATCCTTACCTGCCCGCGAGCCTGCGAAACACCCCAGCCCGCCGCGCCTGTGACCGTGCTCGTGGTCGAGGACGAGCCCGGCATCCGCTCACTCATCTGCAAAGCCCTCGACCGGCAGGGCTACCGTGTGACCCAGGCTTCCTCCGCCGACGAAGCGATCAAGGCCTGTGAGGAAGGCGAGGCCCGGATCGACCTCCTGGTCACCGACCTCACGATGCCCGGCCAGACCGGCCGCGAGCTCGCCGAACGCGTCCGCGCCAAGTGGCCCGCCACTCGCGTACTTTTCATCTCGGGCTTCACCGACGATACGGAGCTCGCTGCCCAGATCGGCGCCCGCAAACTGCCCGAGCAGACCCGCTTCCTGGCCAAGCCCTTCCACGTCGCCCAGCTCATCACGGAAGTCAAAACCCTGCTAGCGGGCTAG
- a CDS encoding sugar phosphate isomerase/epimerase family protein encodes MAGKPFEPVLHSVSYAGVWPGQARLTLDAFLEKAAQLKFPAVMLMAKRPHFSVLDYDRDACLRLSEKLEMLGLRCAVVAGYNNFSADAEHPDIPQREIQLAHIEALCRRARDIGAPVVRIFTAYEHASFATHTLVDTLREAAQRAADFGVTLGVQNHHDCAGHYLAFYDLLSAVGHPNCKACFDAWSPALQGDDVAAAARKMAPLTVHTTAADYQYRPRFRYVPAQVNYEALTPAVQAVQMGAGFIDYERFLGALQEGGYEGPLAYEMCSPLLGGGSEENLDRTAQAFLAWLAR; translated from the coding sequence ATGGCTGGAAAGCCGTTTGAGCCCGTATTGCATTCGGTGAGTTATGCCGGCGTCTGGCCGGGTCAGGCGCGCCTGACGCTGGACGCGTTTCTGGAGAAGGCTGCGCAGCTGAAGTTTCCGGCCGTGATGCTGATGGCGAAAAGGCCGCATTTCTCGGTGCTGGATTACGACCGCGATGCCTGCCTGCGATTGAGCGAGAAGCTGGAGATGCTGGGGCTGCGGTGCGCCGTGGTGGCCGGGTATAACAACTTCTCGGCCGACGCCGAGCATCCGGACATCCCGCAGCGGGAGATCCAACTGGCGCACATCGAGGCGCTGTGCCGGCGGGCGCGGGACATCGGGGCTCCGGTGGTCAGGATCTTCACGGCGTACGAACATGCGTCGTTCGCCACGCACACGCTGGTGGATACGCTGCGCGAGGCGGCCCAGCGCGCGGCGGATTTCGGCGTGACGCTGGGCGTGCAGAACCACCACGACTGCGCGGGCCACTACCTGGCGTTCTACGACCTGCTCAGCGCGGTGGGCCATCCCAACTGCAAAGCCTGTTTCGACGCGTGGAGTCCGGCCTTGCAGGGCGACGATGTCGCGGCGGCGGCCCGCAAAATGGCTCCGTTGACGGTGCACACGACGGCGGCGGACTACCAGTACAGGCCGCGATTCCGGTATGTGCCGGCGCAAGTGAATTATGAGGCGCTGACACCGGCGGTGCAGGCTGTGCAGATGGGGGCCGGGTTCATCGACTATGAGCGCTTCCTGGGCGCGCTGCAAGAGGGCGGGTATGAGGGTCCGCTGGCCTATGAGATGTGCAGCCCGTTGCTGGGCGGCGGATCCGAAGAAAACCTGGACCGGACCGCGCAGGCGTTTCTGGCGTGGCTAGCCCGCTAG
- a CDS encoding metallophosphoesterase family protein, producing MERRAFLGTAVIAPFTTPGAAAASSSFRFIHFTDTHIQPELRGSAGTKACFAAINREPHDFAICGGDTVMDAFEQPHEKAKALFDLYGATVRDLAKPVHTVPGNHDVFGVSAKSGVAASDPLYGKKFYEDRLGARFGSFDYQGWHFIRLDSVFVTPQKTYEGRVDDEQLAWLQRDLEKTGRKAPLVVVTHIPLATAFGTFPFPDLPELRPVLTVTNARQVLALFEGYNLKAVLQGHTHIAERVEHRGVQYLTSGAVCGNWWKGAHYGTPEGYAVLTVRGEEISWEYRTYGWKAV from the coding sequence ATGGAACGGCGCGCCTTTCTGGGGACAGCGGTAATCGCACCTTTTACAACGCCGGGGGCCGCCGCGGCTTCCAGCTCGTTTCGATTCATACACTTCACGGACACGCACATTCAACCGGAGCTGCGCGGATCGGCCGGCACGAAGGCGTGTTTCGCGGCGATCAACCGGGAACCGCACGATTTCGCCATCTGCGGCGGCGACACGGTGATGGATGCCTTTGAGCAGCCGCACGAAAAGGCGAAGGCGCTGTTCGACCTGTATGGAGCGACCGTGCGCGACCTGGCGAAGCCGGTGCATACGGTGCCGGGCAACCACGATGTGTTCGGCGTTTCGGCCAAGAGCGGCGTGGCCGCTTCGGATCCTCTGTATGGGAAGAAGTTCTACGAAGACCGGCTGGGCGCGCGGTTTGGTTCCTTCGACTACCAGGGTTGGCACTTCATCCGGCTGGACTCGGTGTTCGTCACGCCGCAAAAGACCTATGAAGGACGTGTGGACGATGAGCAACTGGCGTGGTTGCAGCGGGACCTGGAGAAGACCGGGCGCAAGGCGCCGCTGGTGGTGGTGACGCACATCCCGCTGGCGACCGCGTTTGGCACGTTTCCGTTTCCCGACCTGCCCGAGTTGAGGCCGGTGTTGACGGTGACGAATGCGCGGCAGGTGTTGGCGTTGTTCGAGGGATACAATCTGAAGGCGGTGCTGCAGGGCCATACGCATATCGCGGAACGGGTGGAGCACCGGGGCGTGCAGTATCTCACCTCCGGCGCAGTCTGCGGCAACTGGTGGAAGGGTGCGCACTATGGCACGCCGGAAGGCTACGCGGTGCTGACGGTGCGCGGTGAAGAGATTTCCTGGGAGTATCGAACCTATGGCTGGAAAGCCGTTTGA
- a CDS encoding YihY/virulence factor BrkB family protein: MYKLFEEVEVSAKDLKGDWRHLWHYILETEVHVYAFAIGGNVLLSLWPFLMVMISLCRNVFHWSAAEEAIYVAVKDYFAGNTGEFLVFNLRTIAGYTYRVEWISLIMLLFVSNGIFLPLEVALNRAWQVKVNRSLVKNQLVSMGLILACGALTLLTAAFTAANLQLLSGVENYHATAFTWIVRLAFKIASIPITIVLLFLVYSYLPNTKVSKKHVLPRAIIVGLVLEVLKWINMLVWPWMYKKFSHEYGVFVNSITIFTWGFVAGLVVLAGAEWTARSVRQAVTTSVLRAPIQDRIGAESEPRS, from the coding sequence TTGTACAAGCTGTTCGAAGAAGTTGAGGTCTCCGCCAAGGACCTCAAGGGCGATTGGCGGCACCTCTGGCACTATATTCTCGAGACCGAAGTCCACGTCTACGCCTTTGCCATCGGCGGCAACGTGCTGCTCTCGCTCTGGCCCTTCCTGATGGTGATGATCTCCCTTTGTCGCAACGTCTTCCATTGGAGCGCCGCGGAAGAGGCCATCTATGTCGCCGTGAAAGACTACTTCGCCGGCAACACCGGCGAGTTCCTCGTCTTCAACCTGCGCACCATCGCCGGCTATACCTACCGCGTGGAGTGGATCTCGCTCATCATGCTGCTGTTCGTCTCCAACGGTATCTTTCTGCCACTTGAGGTCGCGCTCAACCGCGCCTGGCAGGTCAAGGTCAACCGCAGCCTGGTCAAGAACCAGCTCGTGAGCATGGGCCTCATCCTCGCCTGCGGAGCCCTCACCCTGCTCACCGCCGCCTTCACCGCCGCCAATCTGCAACTGCTCTCCGGCGTCGAGAACTACCACGCCACCGCCTTCACCTGGATTGTCCGCCTCGCCTTCAAGATCGCCTCCATCCCCATCACCATCGTTCTGCTCTTCCTGGTCTACTCCTACCTGCCCAATACGAAGGTGTCCAAGAAGCATGTCCTGCCCCGCGCCATCATCGTAGGCCTCGTCCTGGAAGTGCTCAAGTGGATCAACATGCTGGTGTGGCCGTGGATGTATAAGAAGTTCTCCCACGAGTACGGTGTCTTCGTGAATTCCATCACCATCTTCACCTGGGGCTTCGTCGCCGGGCTAGTCGTACTCGCCGGAGCGGAATGGACCGCCCGCAGCGTCCGCCAGGCTGTAACTACCTCCGTCCTCAGAGCGCCAATTCAAGATAGAATAGGGGCGGAATCCGAGCCCCGATCTTAG
- a CDS encoding Gfo/Idh/MocA family protein, whose protein sequence is MADNKDLTRRDAIKAAGAATIAGVAASHIQGAPAILKARAATNAVNYGMVGTGSRGTYLLKHLKGIDTGRCVAICDLTDDALNKADQTIGGSPKRYKDYRELLADKNVETVFVTTPLFMHFPVTKDALEAGKHVFCEKSMVFKAEEVHALRALAAARPKQTLQVGLQRRYSAMYQAARQMIEKGMLGDVTYVQAQWHRNPGWKMKKGVPNERMANWRLFREYSGGLVAELASHQIDVADRMLGMTPESVMGLGSHDFLNDGRDILDNVQLIYKYPKGRRLVWTGIPTSSHWAGVGGQRTEMGEMICGTQGTIHITIGDDNNMPIGMWFREPNPPAKVEEAGKKKEAFKAGATMVAAAGSRPLPILLGKDLMTGQESFLEKEMKFARQWLYQKGIMVPLEERNPVDIELESFFNDIKTGGHPRADIEVGLQDSIAVILSNLALDENRTVSFKEIETMGKPGAAAAKTPVKKG, encoded by the coding sequence ATGGCCGACAACAAGGATCTGACGCGTCGTGACGCCATCAAGGCTGCGGGCGCAGCTACTATCGCAGGTGTCGCCGCCTCCCACATTCAGGGAGCGCCGGCCATCTTGAAAGCGCGTGCCGCCACGAACGCCGTCAACTATGGCATGGTCGGCACCGGCAGCCGCGGGACCTATCTGCTCAAGCATTTGAAGGGGATCGACACCGGCCGCTGCGTCGCCATCTGCGATCTCACCGACGACGCCCTCAACAAGGCCGATCAGACCATCGGCGGCAGCCCCAAGCGTTATAAGGATTACCGCGAGCTCCTCGCCGACAAAAACGTCGAAACCGTCTTCGTCACCACCCCCCTCTTCATGCACTTCCCGGTCACCAAGGACGCCTTGGAAGCCGGCAAGCACGTCTTCTGCGAGAAGAGCATGGTGTTCAAGGCCGAGGAAGTCCACGCCCTGCGCGCCCTCGCCGCCGCCCGCCCCAAACAGACCCTCCAGGTCGGCCTCCAGCGCCGCTACAGCGCCATGTACCAGGCCGCCCGCCAGATGATCGAAAAGGGCATGCTGGGCGACGTCACCTACGTCCAGGCCCAGTGGCACCGCAATCCCGGCTGGAAGATGAAGAAGGGCGTGCCGAATGAGCGCATGGCCAACTGGCGCCTCTTCCGCGAATACTCCGGCGGCCTCGTCGCCGAACTCGCCTCCCACCAGATCGACGTGGCCGACCGTATGCTCGGCATGACCCCCGAGTCCGTCATGGGCCTCGGCTCGCACGACTTCCTGAACGACGGCCGCGACATCCTCGACAACGTCCAGCTCATCTATAAGTACCCCAAGGGCCGCCGCCTCGTCTGGACCGGCATCCCCACCTCGTCCCACTGGGCCGGCGTCGGCGGTCAGCGCACCGAAATGGGCGAAATGATCTGCGGCACCCAGGGCACCATCCACATCACCATCGGCGACGACAACAACATGCCCATCGGTATGTGGTTCAGGGAACCCAACCCGCCCGCCAAGGTCGAAGAGGCAGGCAAGAAGAAGGAAGCCTTCAAGGCCGGCGCCACCATGGTCGCCGCCGCCGGCTCCCGCCCGCTCCCCATCCTCCTCGGCAAGGACCTCATGACCGGCCAGGAGAGCTTCCTCGAGAAGGAAATGAAGTTCGCCCGCCAGTGGCTGTACCAGAAGGGCATCATGGTCCCGCTGGAAGAGCGCAACCCTGTCGACATCGAACTCGAGAGCTTCTTCAACGACATCAAGACCGGCGGCCACCCGCGCGCCGACATCGAAGTCGGCCTGCAGGACTCCATCGCCGTCATCCTCTCCAACCTGGCCCTCGACGAGAACCGGACAGTTTCCTTCAAGGAAATCGAAACCATGGGTAAGCCTGGCGCAGCCGCTGCCAAGACCCCCGTCAAGAAGGGCTAG
- a CDS encoding aldose epimerase family protein — translation MSEILYRNRRAVQLENEHLQIVVTREGGHLAVIRDKATGVNPLWSPPWPTIEPSTYDPAKHPEYGGNSESKLLAGILGHNLCLDLFGGPSDEEAAAGMTVHGEASVNEYEITVEGDTLTQKTTLPCAHLAFQRTIRLPAGARRAAITETVENLESLDRPIAWTQHVTLGPPFLECGVTQFRSTATKSQVIDTGFSDVGYMKPGAEFTWPMVPTLNGGVEDMQLFSDRKVSGAFSTHLMDPERELAYFSAWNPTSGIALAYVWKQSDFPWMGIWEENHGRDVPPWNNQALTRGMEFGASPFPESRRKMIHRGSLFGVPGYCWVPAKSKVTIEYAALLQPVASIDDLEL, via the coding sequence ATGAGCGAGATCCTCTACCGAAACCGTCGTGCCGTCCAACTCGAAAACGAGCACCTGCAGATTGTGGTCACCCGCGAGGGCGGACACCTGGCCGTCATCCGCGACAAGGCGACCGGCGTGAACCCGTTGTGGTCTCCACCGTGGCCCACAATTGAGCCTTCCACCTACGACCCCGCCAAACACCCCGAATACGGCGGCAACTCCGAGAGCAAACTGCTGGCCGGCATCCTGGGCCACAATCTCTGCCTCGACCTCTTCGGCGGCCCCTCCGACGAAGAAGCCGCCGCCGGCATGACCGTCCATGGCGAGGCCTCCGTCAACGAATACGAAATCACGGTGGAAGGCGACACCCTCACCCAGAAAACTACCCTCCCCTGCGCCCATCTCGCCTTCCAGCGCACCATCCGGCTGCCCGCCGGCGCCCGCCGCGCCGCCATCACGGAAACCGTCGAGAATCTCGAATCCCTGGACCGGCCCATCGCCTGGACCCAGCACGTCACCCTCGGCCCGCCCTTCCTCGAATGCGGCGTCACCCAGTTCCGCTCCACCGCCACCAAGTCGCAGGTCATCGACACCGGCTTCTCCGACGTCGGCTACATGAAGCCCGGAGCCGAATTCACCTGGCCCATGGTGCCCACGCTCAACGGCGGCGTCGAAGACATGCAGCTCTTCAGCGACCGCAAGGTCTCTGGAGCCTTCTCCACCCACCTGATGGACCCCGAGCGCGAGCTGGCCTACTTTTCCGCCTGGAACCCCACCTCCGGCATCGCCTTGGCCTATGTGTGGAAACAGAGCGACTTCCCCTGGATGGGCATCTGGGAAGAGAACCATGGCCGGGACGTCCCCCCATGGAACAACCAGGCCCTGACGCGCGGCATGGAATTCGGAGCCTCGCCCTTCCCGGAGAGCCGCCGCAAAATGATCCACCGCGGCAGCCTCTTTGGCGTCCCCGGCTACTGCTGGGTCCCGGCGAAATCAAAGGTAACGATCGAATACGCCGCCCTACTCCAACCGGTAGCCTCAATCGACGACCTCGAACTCTGA
- a CDS encoding RCC1-like domain-containing protein has protein sequence MFKPDQSGPSTAGLRPFPWFLAVLACVSLPAAGSQRVYLLEPAAGMNPAYSLRSLGELEGARKVALPENGGHVLVLTQQGRVYGWGQNLHGQLGTGDVAARSIWTEVAGLTGVSAIAAGAQHSLALKSDGTVWAWGANTEGQLGDGTLVNRARAEVVPGLNDVSMIAAGALFSVALKADGTVWVFGSNWSGLAGADARKMVTEPVRVAGLSDIRAVDVRLGSGYALDGQGRVWVWGRGVENAGGVPRVLGEAERGSAVARLSAARVQAVKTVLDWSGAASSRQVVEITGATLTVSGGGARRAFALPGAVVDAAAGWAVAAIVDAAAATAGVSVAAVDSGGGLSQETNGSANTTQAAAVQEPGRTAGASTVQVSAGGNNSFAVRADGTVRVWGFNTAGLLGDGTGVEQAEPVCNLLSGVKSVSTSASHGLAIRQDSTVWSWGVGAFGLLGDGVTTAHVVVSPRQIPGLSGVVAVSAGYFHSLALKSDGTVWAWGSNTSGQLGNGTTSDNGTPMQVAGLTGITSIAAGRSHSLARRNDGAVFVWGDNTFGQLGDGTQTDRWTPVRLGSFTAASVSANDWHSLAIRGDGTLWGWGDATSLGLAGPGAVQYVLTPAKVTSFTNVTQVSNQSGLNVILRADGTVWYLGSGLATRYSGSLVSNVATQFALPRPAIGVSAGQDHVLVLLNDGTVRVMGDSSNSELGRPDLSSSDVFVTPNPDAACSWAALTPLATGQRVATGKAQTLVVRDDGTVWAAGVNGFGPTGPGGRGNVRGHPQTGGQPTRDDGCCHTQQTHAGLGS, from the coding sequence TTGTTTAAACCTGACCAGAGCGGCCCAAGCACCGCCGGATTGCGCCCATTCCCCTGGTTCCTCGCCGTGTTGGCGTGTGTCTCTTTACCCGCGGCGGGCTCGCAACGCGTGTACCTGTTGGAACCTGCAGCCGGGATGAATCCGGCTTACTCCCTGCGATCGCTCGGTGAATTGGAAGGGGCGCGCAAGGTGGCCCTGCCTGAGAACGGCGGTCATGTCCTGGTGCTAACGCAACAGGGCCGGGTGTACGGCTGGGGCCAGAATCTCCATGGACAGTTGGGGACCGGCGATGTGGCCGCGCGTTCCATCTGGACTGAAGTGGCGGGTCTCACTGGTGTGAGCGCCATCGCGGCCGGCGCGCAGCACTCGCTGGCGTTGAAGAGCGACGGTACGGTTTGGGCGTGGGGCGCGAACACGGAAGGCCAGTTGGGGGATGGGACGCTGGTGAACCGGGCGCGCGCGGAGGTCGTGCCGGGCCTGAACGATGTTTCGATGATCGCGGCGGGCGCGCTGTTCAGCGTGGCGCTGAAGGCGGATGGAACGGTTTGGGTGTTCGGGTCGAATTGGAGCGGGCTGGCCGGCGCCGACGCCCGGAAGATGGTGACCGAGCCGGTGCGGGTGGCTGGGCTGAGCGATATTCGTGCGGTGGATGTGCGGCTGGGCAGCGGGTATGCCCTCGATGGACAGGGGCGCGTCTGGGTGTGGGGCCGGGGCGTGGAAAACGCCGGGGGAGTCCCGAGGGTGCTGGGCGAGGCGGAGCGCGGCTCGGCTGTGGCGCGGCTGTCGGCTGCGCGGGTCCAGGCGGTAAAGACCGTGTTGGATTGGTCGGGAGCAGCGAGTTCCCGGCAGGTGGTCGAGATTACCGGTGCGACTCTGACGGTCAGCGGTGGTGGGGCGCGGCGCGCGTTCGCACTGCCGGGCGCGGTGGTGGATGCGGCGGCAGGTTGGGCGGTGGCGGCGATTGTGGATGCGGCGGCGGCGACGGCCGGCGTGAGTGTGGCGGCCGTGGATTCGGGCGGCGGGCTGAGCCAGGAGACGAATGGAAGCGCGAATACGACGCAGGCAGCAGCCGTCCAGGAGCCGGGCAGGACAGCGGGCGCTTCCACGGTGCAGGTGAGCGCCGGCGGCAACAATTCCTTCGCTGTACGGGCCGATGGCACGGTGCGCGTGTGGGGCTTCAACACGGCGGGCCTGCTTGGCGATGGCACGGGCGTGGAGCAAGCGGAGCCTGTCTGCAATCTATTGAGCGGGGTGAAGTCGGTCTCGACTTCGGCGTCACACGGCCTGGCGATCCGTCAGGATTCGACGGTGTGGAGCTGGGGCGTGGGCGCGTTCGGCCTGTTGGGCGATGGAGTGACTACCGCGCATGTGGTGGTGTCGCCGCGGCAGATCCCGGGGCTGTCCGGGGTGGTGGCCGTGTCGGCCGGGTACTTCCACAGCCTGGCGCTGAAGAGCGACGGGACGGTATGGGCCTGGGGATCGAACACCTCCGGCCAGTTGGGGAACGGCACGACGAGCGACAACGGGACACCGATGCAGGTGGCGGGGCTGACGGGCATCACGTCGATTGCGGCGGGCCGGTCGCACAGCCTGGCGCGGAGAAATGACGGCGCGGTTTTCGTCTGGGGCGACAACACGTTTGGGCAGTTGGGCGACGGCACGCAGACCGACCGGTGGACGCCCGTCCGGCTGGGTTCGTTTACAGCGGCGTCGGTGTCGGCGAACGACTGGCACTCGCTGGCGATCAGGGGCGATGGAACGCTTTGGGGCTGGGGCGACGCGACGAGTCTCGGGCTGGCCGGTCCGGGCGCCGTGCAGTATGTGCTGACGCCGGCGAAAGTGACCTCATTTACGAATGTGACGCAGGTGTCCAACCAGAGCGGGTTGAACGTGATTCTGCGGGCCGACGGCACCGTCTGGTATTTGGGCAGCGGCCTGGCGACGAGGTACAGCGGCAGTCTGGTTTCGAACGTGGCGACGCAGTTTGCCCTGCCGAGACCGGCGATTGGCGTCTCGGCGGGGCAGGATCATGTGCTGGTGCTGCTGAACGACGGCACGGTGCGGGTGATGGGCGACAGCTCGAATAGCGAGCTGGGGCGGCCGGACCTGAGCAGTAGTGATGTATTTGTGACGCCGAACCCGGATGCGGCGTGCTCGTGGGCCGCGCTGACGCCGCTGGCTACCGGCCAGCGGGTGGCGACCGGGAAAGCGCAGACCCTGGTGGTGCGGGACGACGGCACGGTTTGGGCGGCGGGCGTGAACGGATTCGGGCCAACTGGGCCTGGGGGTCGCGGGAACGTCCGTGGCCATCCCCAGACAGGTGGCCAGCCTACCCGCGATGACGGCTGTTGCCACACGCAGCAAACACACGCTGGCCTTGGGAGCTGA